In Treponema denticola, one genomic interval encodes:
- a CDS encoding energy-coupling factor transporter transmembrane component T, with the protein MSNNTVCLNSEIKGVIFYTEKSNEFTALAEQIRVYTSKKRTILDPRTIVFLNIMLSLITTVSSSISANIFIFLVSLGIVCLFKMYKKAVKYIFIFFLALALPFGIKALSGLPIQFLINSVSLIAMGVQKFLPFLMAAMVIFNKVDTKSLVSSLNKMKLPKGIMLGFTVAVRFLPTIKKEMTIITNSMKMRGIEIGTKNIFFHPIQSLEYALVPVLFRATSLADDMTAAALVKGAESPKTSAELFKIKFGIIDYVFALSSIFVVGAAIIFDFDSVFMRLF; encoded by the coding sequence ATGTCTAACAATACGGTATGCTTAAATTCGGAGATAAAAGGCGTAATCTTTTATACCGAAAAATCAAACGAGTTTACAGCTCTGGCAGAGCAGATAAGAGTCTACACTTCAAAAAAACGGACTATCTTGGATCCGAGAACAATAGTGTTTTTGAACATTATGCTTTCACTCATAACTACGGTTTCTTCATCTATTTCTGCAAATATTTTTATTTTTTTGGTGTCTTTGGGCATTGTATGCCTTTTTAAGATGTACAAAAAGGCAGTAAAATATATCTTCATATTCTTTTTAGCGCTCGCTCTTCCTTTTGGGATAAAAGCCTTGTCCGGCCTTCCCATACAGTTTTTGATTAACTCCGTTTCTCTTATTGCCATGGGTGTGCAAAAATTTTTACCCTTCCTTATGGCGGCAATGGTAATTTTTAACAAGGTGGATACAAAAAGTCTCGTAAGCTCTCTAAACAAAATGAAGCTCCCAAAGGGAATAATGCTCGGCTTTACGGTTGCAGTACGTTTTTTGCCTACCATAAAAAAAGAGATGACCATAATCACAAACAGCATGAAAATGAGAGGAATCGAAATAGGAACAAAAAATATCTTTTTTCATCCGATTCAAAGTCTGGAGTACGCCCTCGTTCCGGTTCTTTTTAGAGCAACCTCGCTTGCAGACGACATGACTGCTGCAGCCCTCGTAAAAGGAGCCGAATCCCCAAAAACTTCAGCAGAGCTTTTTAAAATCAAATTCGGAATAATCGATTATGTCTTTGCCCTATCATCCATTTTTGTTGTCGGTGCCGCAATCATATTCGACTTCGATTCCGTATTTATGAGGCTCTTTTAA
- a CDS encoding ABC transporter ATP-binding protein, which yields MNTVVELKDVSFIYESSKDGRANLKKTSLNIKKGEFLLVTGISGCGKSTLTKCINGLIPRFYEGEFSGSVFINEKDISNFSIDEISKDIGSVFQSPKSQFFTDDVISELSFPCENYGISRDEIIERIAEVCSILHIENLLTEKLESLSNGQNQKIAIASILTLRPKIIVLDEPSSNLDFNSILILVDILKILKQRGFTIIIAEHRLHYLKDLFDRVIYINEGSIQNEYTREEFLALTNTELNSKGLRSLHLFTNENGAEPIGPVHNKFNSDTEAEKICSLSDISFSFKDGTEILNSVNLDLYKNDIAALTGKNGAGKTTLAKIISGIYRQSAGSIKFGDKILNEKERVSRTNFVLQDVEYQLFGADVFSELLIGNKQLENVNGKIEKALKKLNLYDYKDEHPFSLSMGQKQRLIIAATYVRGCPLTILDEPTSGLDYGNMVRVGELIEEIAETSAVLIITHDFEFISKICNRLILLKDKKIALDSRLEKNDKKLESIFSTYL from the coding sequence ATGAATACGGTAGTAGAATTAAAAGATGTTTCTTTTATATATGAATCCTCAAAAGACGGAAGAGCAAATTTAAAAAAGACTTCTCTTAATATCAAAAAAGGAGAATTCTTACTTGTTACGGGCATAAGCGGCTGCGGAAAATCTACGCTGACAAAATGCATCAACGGCCTTATTCCTCGGTTTTACGAAGGAGAATTTTCAGGTTCCGTTTTTATCAATGAAAAAGATATTTCGAATTTCAGCATAGATGAAATTTCAAAAGATATAGGCTCGGTTTTTCAGTCTCCTAAGAGTCAGTTTTTTACCGATGACGTAATTTCGGAACTCAGCTTTCCTTGCGAAAACTACGGAATTTCCCGCGATGAAATTATAGAAAGGATTGCCGAAGTTTGTTCCATTTTACATATCGAAAATCTTTTAACCGAAAAACTTGAGAGCCTCTCGAACGGACAAAACCAAAAAATAGCTATTGCCTCGATTTTAACCTTGAGACCTAAGATTATAGTCCTTGATGAACCCTCGTCCAATCTGGATTTTAACTCTATCCTCATTTTGGTCGATATTTTAAAAATTTTAAAACAAAGAGGCTTTACTATAATCATAGCGGAGCACCGCCTTCATTATCTAAAGGATCTTTTTGACAGAGTTATCTATATAAATGAAGGAAGTATACAAAACGAATACACTCGTGAAGAATTTTTAGCCCTTACAAATACGGAGTTAAATTCTAAAGGTTTAAGAAGTTTACATCTTTTTACAAATGAAAATGGTGCAGAACCCATCGGCCCTGTACATAATAAATTTAACTCCGATACGGAAGCCGAAAAAATATGCAGCCTTTCGGATATTTCGTTTTCGTTTAAAGACGGAACCGAAATTTTAAACTCGGTTAATTTAGACCTTTACAAAAACGACATTGCCGCCCTTACCGGAAAAAACGGAGCGGGAAAAACAACTCTCGCAAAAATCATATCGGGTATTTACCGCCAATCTGCCGGAAGCATTAAATTCGGTGACAAAATTTTGAACGAAAAGGAAAGAGTGAGCCGCACAAATTTTGTTCTTCAAGATGTTGAATATCAGCTTTTTGGTGCAGATGTTTTTTCCGAGCTTTTGATAGGAAACAAACAGCTTGAAAATGTAAATGGAAAAATAGAAAAAGCCTTAAAGAAGCTCAACCTTTACGATTATAAAGATGAGCATCCCTTTTCTCTTTCGATGGGACAAAAACAAAGGCTTATAATAGCGGCCACCTATGTTAGAGGCTGCCCGCTTACAATTCTCGATGAACCGACAAGCGGCTTGGATTACGGAAATATGGTCAGGGTGGGAGAACTTATCGAAGAGATAGCCGAGACTTCGGCAGTGCTTATAATAACCCATGATTTTGAATTTATCTCTAAGATATGCAACAGGTTAATTCTTTTAAAGGATAAAAAAATAGCCTTAGATTCGAGGCTTGAAAAAAACGATAAAAAACTGGAAAGTATTTTTTCCACATATTTATAA
- the yedE gene encoding YedE family putative selenium transporter: MKKHLMVIVTGAVIGIAALVLVRFGNPGNMGFCIACFLRDIAGALKLHNAGVVQYMRPEVIGLVIGAFVLAFAKKEFKPRGGSAAFTRFTLGFFVMIGALVFLGCPLRMFLRLGAGDLNAVLGLVGFIAGIVIGIFFLNKNFSLSRAHNQSKQEGVIPIIVMIVFFVLLVAFPSALAFSEKGPGAMKAPIFLALAIGLVVGGFAQRSRMCTVGGIRDAIMLKDFHLLWGSLTILVTVLVGSLILGKFNLGFAGQPVAHTDGLWNALGMVLVGWASVLLGGCPLRQLILTGEGNSDSAITVAGLIAGAAFAHNFGLASSGKGPTSAGMIAVVVGLILTAFVSIYYSLKNK, encoded by the coding sequence ATGAAAAAACATCTCATGGTTATTGTTACAGGTGCCGTGATCGGTATTGCGGCCCTCGTATTGGTTAGGTTCGGAAATCCGGGAAACATGGGTTTTTGTATTGCTTGTTTTTTGCGGGACATTGCCGGTGCTTTAAAATTGCATAATGCAGGAGTTGTGCAGTATATGAGACCTGAGGTAATCGGTCTTGTTATCGGTGCCTTTGTATTGGCCTTTGCAAAAAAAGAATTTAAGCCGAGAGGCGGTTCAGCTGCATTTACCCGATTTACCCTAGGTTTCTTTGTTATGATCGGAGCCTTGGTTTTCTTAGGCTGTCCTTTAAGAATGTTTTTACGTTTGGGAGCAGGTGATTTAAATGCTGTTTTAGGTTTAGTAGGCTTTATTGCCGGAATTGTAATCGGTATTTTCTTCTTAAATAAAAACTTTTCTCTTAGCAGGGCTCATAATCAGTCAAAGCAGGAAGGTGTAATTCCTATAATCGTTATGATTGTTTTCTTTGTACTCTTGGTTGCTTTCCCATCAGCTCTTGCTTTTAGCGAAAAAGGTCCCGGTGCTATGAAGGCTCCGATTTTCTTGGCATTGGCTATAGGTCTTGTTGTAGGCGGTTTTGCTCAAAGAAGCAGAATGTGTACTGTAGGCGGAATTCGAGATGCAATCATGCTTAAAGATTTTCACCTATTGTGGGGAAGCCTTACTATTTTGGTAACTGTTTTAGTAGGTTCATTAATTTTAGGTAAGTTCAATTTAGGTTTTGCCGGTCAGCCCGTAGCCCACACAGACGGCTTATGGAATGCCCTCGGAATGGTTTTAGTCGGCTGGGCAAGTGTCCTTTTGGGCGGCTGCCCTTTAAGGCAGCTCATCTTGACGGGTGAAGGAAACAGCGACTCCGCAATTACCGTTGCAGGGCTTATAGCCGGTGCTGCCTTTGCCCATAACTTCGGTCTGGCTTCTTCCGGTAAGGGACCGACAAGTGCCGGAATGATAGCTGTTGTTGTAGGTTTGATTCTTACAGCTTTTGTAAGTATCTATTATTCTTTGAAAAATAAATAA
- a CDS encoding hexokinase family protein translates to MKEIDDFFKRNNFDYKIDIDYAASILLEDMKNGLESEAESVSSMDMIPLWKNLPTDVPKDKKVIIIDAGGTNFRAGIVYFDKKGMPEILSFFKHPMPALDREMSNEEFFDSIAEYLEPLKDESDMISFCFSYAIKIFPDGGGQAIKLSKEIKLPYIGDCKINEGLLQALSRKGWKRVKKIIMVNDTAAVLQSGIFSETDDQSFDSHIGFVLGTGLNSAYIEYGKIEKLKTTEFYDRPQIIVCESGKSNKIPQSKFDKILSENSNLKNEYFLERMCSGRYLGELCSIALRAGAAEGIFSPRVNKMLLNSCDFSTEEISLFLKEQNHDKNIFSGIIEAHSVSEDYVKIYSICKCFFERAGRLSAAVIAAACIKTGKGKSPDKPICISADGSMFLKGFLIKERIFKSLHTCLTEKKGIYFVIKTNDEAVTLGTALAAFLN, encoded by the coding sequence ATGAAAGAGATCGACGATTTTTTTAAGAGAAATAATTTTGATTATAAAATTGATATTGACTATGCAGCTTCAATCCTTTTGGAAGATATGAAAAATGGCTTGGAAAGCGAAGCTGAGTCTGTTTCTTCTATGGATATGATTCCCTTATGGAAAAATCTTCCCACCGATGTCCCTAAGGATAAAAAGGTAATAATCATCGATGCCGGAGGAACCAATTTTAGGGCCGGTATTGTCTATTTTGACAAAAAAGGAATGCCCGAAATTCTTTCTTTTTTTAAACATCCTATGCCTGCTCTTGACAGGGAAATGAGCAATGAAGAATTTTTTGACAGCATTGCAGAATACTTAGAGCCTTTAAAAGATGAGTCTGATATGATTTCTTTTTGCTTTTCCTATGCAATAAAGATTTTTCCCGACGGCGGCGGACAGGCTATTAAACTTTCAAAAGAAATAAAGCTGCCATATATCGGCGACTGTAAAATAAATGAGGGGCTTTTGCAAGCCTTATCTCGTAAGGGTTGGAAAAGAGTAAAAAAAATTATAATGGTGAACGATACGGCCGCAGTTCTTCAGTCCGGAATTTTTTCTGAAACCGATGATCAGAGTTTTGACTCTCACATAGGCTTTGTTCTAGGGACGGGTCTAAATTCTGCATATATCGAATACGGAAAAATTGAAAAACTCAAAACTACCGAATTTTACGATAGGCCTCAGATAATCGTATGTGAGTCGGGGAAGAGTAATAAGATTCCTCAAAGTAAATTCGATAAAATCTTATCTGAAAATTCTAATTTAAAAAACGAGTATTTTTTAGAAAGAATGTGTTCAGGCCGCTATCTTGGAGAGCTTTGTTCTATCGCTTTAAGGGCGGGTGCTGCCGAAGGAATTTTTTCGCCGCGGGTCAACAAGATGCTTTTAAATTCCTGTGATTTTTCAACTGAAGAAATTTCTTTGTTTTTAAAGGAACAAAATCACGATAAAAATATTTTTTCCGGTATAATCGAAGCTCATTCGGTTTCGGAAGACTATGTTAAAATCTATTCCATCTGTAAATGTTTTTTTGAGAGGGCAGGAAGGCTTTCAGCTGCCGTGATTGCTGCCGCCTGTATAAAAACCGGCAAAGGTAAATCGCCGGATAAGCCTATCTGTATAAGTGCTGACGGCTCAATGTTTTTAAAAGGTTTTTTGATTAAAGAAAGAATTTTTAAGAGTTTACACACCTGCTTGACCGAAAAAAAAGGAATTTACTTTGTTATTAAAACAAACGATGAGGCCGTAACCTTGGGTACGGCTCTTGCAGCCTTTTTAAATTAA
- a CDS encoding FMN-binding protein, which translates to MNKRTDFVHIIFILTFLFFLAACGGKSKENFISGIFEGKAESLMGNISVRVHIEKNEIKNIDILEYSDTPGYSDTVFEFLPKKIIESNSTDVDIIGGATITSKALLDAVNDALKKAAFSADEKEM; encoded by the coding sequence ATGAATAAGAGAACAGATTTTGTGCATATAATTTTTATTTTGACTTTTTTATTCTTTCTTGCTGCATGCGGGGGAAAATCAAAGGAAAATTTTATATCGGGTATATTTGAAGGCAAGGCTGAAAGCCTCATGGGAAACATAAGTGTAAGGGTTCATATAGAAAAAAATGAAATAAAAAATATAGATATTTTGGAATATTCCGATACTCCCGGTTATAGCGATACCGTTTTTGAGTTCTTGCCTAAAAAAATTATAGAATCCAATTCTACCGATGTTGATATAATAGGCGGGGCAACAATCACAAGTAAAGCCCTTTTAGATGCAGTAAATGATGCCCTAAAAAAAGCAGCCTTTTCTGCCGATGAAAAAGAAATGTGA
- a CDS encoding DUF3343 domain-containing protein, translating to MKEYLITFHTHYDSLVCMRAVNKTDNAKTGELTAKLVPVPRSVSSSCGTALKLIFKEGLAFDKDYFSQFDYDAFYYLSEDGKYVEV from the coding sequence ATGAAAGAGTATTTAATTACCTTTCATACACATTATGATTCTCTTGTTTGCATGAGGGCCGTGAACAAAACGGATAATGCTAAGACAGGAGAATTGACTGCAAAACTTGTTCCGGTGCCGCGCTCTGTAAGTTCAAGCTGCGGCACTGCATTAAAATTAATTTTTAAAGAAGGCCTTGCTTTTGATAAAGATTATTTTAGTCAATTTGATTATGATGCTTTTTATTATTTAAGTGAAGACGGTAAGTACGTTGAAGTGTGA
- a CDS encoding MptD family putative ECF transporter S component translates to MEKSNKFKTKDFVFIGIMTVVYIAVFMVIGFVTAAINPFLHAFSPAITGLVVGTIYLFLAIKVPKFGVFTISQLLLIMIVLILGMGYLPWLIGMFIGALLGDIAANTSKYKNKYTIAIASGFICLGSASGGVIPVLFFVEHYKKFCFERMQMNEAQVEQSIAASAGYLGVIILIATFVLGFAGVLIGSKILGKHFKNSGIK, encoded by the coding sequence ATGGAAAAGTCAAACAAATTTAAAACAAAGGATTTTGTTTTTATCGGAATAATGACCGTAGTTTATATTGCGGTCTTTATGGTCATAGGTTTTGTTACTGCGGCAATAAATCCCTTTTTACATGCCTTTTCGCCTGCTATCACCGGGCTTGTCGTCGGAACAATTTATTTGTTTTTGGCTATCAAGGTTCCCAAATTCGGTGTCTTTACGATCAGCCAGCTCTTGCTCATTATGATTGTTTTGATTTTGGGAATGGGATATCTTCCATGGTTGATAGGTATGTTTATCGGAGCCTTGCTGGGCGACATAGCAGCCAATACCTCAAAGTATAAGAACAAGTATACGATAGCCATTGCAAGCGGCTTTATATGCTTGGGAAGTGCTTCAGGAGGCGTTATTCCGGTTCTCTTCTTTGTAGAGCATTATAAAAAATTCTGCTTTGAAAGAATGCAGATGAATGAAGCTCAGGTGGAACAAAGCATTGCAGCAAGCGCAGGATACCTCGGAGTCATCATACTAATTGCGACATTTGTCTTGGGCTTTGCAGGAGTTCTTATAGGCTCCAAAATATTAGGAAAACATTTTAAAAATTCCGGAATAAAATAA
- a CDS encoding GNAT family N-acetyltransferase, whose translation MYIKKLIGKKCYLAPMRIEDAEKYAVWANDQEVSEYLNFASSIIGLEAERIVIDRISKEHNYAIVDSETDELIGNMGLMSINHMNRTAEIGIFIGNKAYWSKGYGTEAMCLLINYAYQKLNLNNIILNVYSYNERAVKAYEKVGFKKIGARRGALIRNRKMHDIILMDIIPEDFYAKHPEFEV comes from the coding sequence ATGTACATCAAAAAGCTTATCGGAAAAAAATGTTATCTTGCCCCAATGAGGATTGAAGATGCGGAAAAATATGCTGTCTGGGCAAATGATCAGGAAGTGTCTGAATATCTTAACTTTGCTTCTTCGATTATAGGCCTTGAAGCCGAGCGCATTGTAATCGACAGGATTTCAAAAGAGCATAATTACGCAATAGTAGATTCCGAGACCGATGAACTTATAGGAAATATGGGGCTTATGAGTATCAATCATATGAATAGAACAGCCGAGATCGGTATCTTTATAGGTAACAAGGCCTACTGGTCAAAGGGATACGGTACCGAGGCTATGTGCCTTCTCATAAACTATGCCTATCAAAAACTAAATTTAAATAACATAATCTTAAATGTATATTCTTATAATGAAAGAGCTGTTAAGGCTTACGAAAAGGTTGGCTTTAAAAAAATAGGCGCAAGAAGAGGAGCTCTAATCCGTAACCGTAAAATGCACGACATAATCTTAATGGATATTATCCCTGAAGACTTTTACGCAAAGCATCCTGAGTTTGAAGTATAA
- a CDS encoding sulfurtransferase TusA family protein, with protein sequence MSDIIVDARGLACPEPVVLTKKALAANSAFVVLVDNEISKENIKRFCDNSKAKTKIEPSDDGWKIAVSK encoded by the coding sequence ATGTCTGATATTATTGTAGATGCTCGAGGGCTTGCTTGCCCTGAGCCTGTGGTTTTAACCAAAAAAGCTCTTGCAGCAAATTCTGCCTTCGTTGTGTTGGTAGATAACGAAATATCAAAAGAAAATATAAAACGCTTTTGCGATAATTCAAAGGCTAAAACAAAGATTGAACCCAGTGATGACGGCTGGAAAATTGCCGTATCAAAATAA
- a CDS encoding zinc metallopeptidase: MYFDYYYLVLVVPTLLLSIYAQFKVKATFSKYSQIQTMRKISGKEAASLLLRTNSILGVRIQKTAGSLSDHYDPSNKVLKLSEPVYDQTSIAAVGVAAHETGHAIQDKEKYGPLVLRSTLVPVANIGSAAGPYLALAGIIFKMNFLLNIGIILFACAVLFYLVTLPVEIDASRRALKILEHNAVLNQEELKGVKKVLTAAALTYVASALTAVANLVRLILISRDRK, encoded by the coding sequence ATGTATTTTGATTATTATTATCTGGTTTTGGTTGTACCCACCTTACTGCTGTCAATATATGCTCAGTTTAAAGTAAAAGCAACATTTTCAAAGTATTCTCAAATACAAACTATGAGAAAGATATCGGGAAAAGAGGCAGCCTCTCTTTTACTTAGAACAAATTCTATTTTAGGGGTAAGAATTCAAAAAACGGCAGGAAGCTTAAGCGACCACTATGACCCGTCTAATAAGGTTTTAAAACTTTCGGAGCCTGTTTATGACCAAACATCTATAGCTGCTGTGGGAGTTGCGGCCCATGAAACCGGACATGCTATTCAGGATAAAGAAAAATACGGCCCCCTTGTTTTACGCAGTACGCTGGTACCGGTTGCAAATATAGGTTCGGCAGCCGGTCCTTACCTCGCCCTTGCAGGCATTATCTTCAAAATGAATTTTCTTTTAAATATAGGTATAATCCTTTTTGCCTGTGCAGTTTTATTCTATCTTGTAACCCTGCCGGTTGAGATCGACGCTTCAAGGAGGGCCTTAAAAATATTGGAACACAATGCCGTTTTAAACCAAGAAGAACTTAAAGGGGTAAAAAAGGTTCTAACGGCAGCAGCTTTGACTTATGTAGCTTCTGCTTTAACGGCTGTCGCCAACCTTGTACGCTTAATCTTAATTTCTCGGGATAGAAAGTAA
- the metK gene encoding methionine adenosyltransferase, whose product MKNNINYFTSESVSEGHPDKLCDQISDAVLDACLKDDPESHVACETFASTALVLVGGEITTNTYVDIQEIARTIAEEIGYTNTDFGLDCHSMAVMNMIHAQSPDISQGVDGTGLDEYKGQQGAGDQGMMFGFACKETPELMPAPIMFSHSVLRYAAKLRKEKVIPWLRPDSKTQITVKYEGFKPIKIDTVVLSHQHYPDVQYDELKDTLINRVIKPVLGPTGLLADDTKYFINPTGRFVIGGPFGDTGLTGRKIIVDTYGGMGRHGGGAFSGKDPSKVDRSAAYMARYIAKNVVAADLARRCEVQLAYAIGVPFPVAVRVDTFGTGEVPEEKIERAIKEVFDMSPAGIIKTLDLKRPIYKETAAYGHFGRPEFSWEKTDKTEALKKAIK is encoded by the coding sequence ATGAAAAACAATATAAATTATTTTACATCGGAGTCGGTAAGTGAAGGACATCCCGATAAGCTCTGCGATCAGATTTCGGATGCTGTTTTAGATGCCTGCTTAAAAGATGACCCTGAAAGCCATGTAGCCTGTGAAACCTTTGCCTCTACCGCTTTGGTGCTTGTCGGCGGAGAGATAACCACCAACACCTATGTAGATATTCAAGAGATTGCACGGACTATAGCCGAAGAAATAGGCTATACAAATACCGATTTCGGGTTGGATTGCCATTCTATGGCCGTTATGAATATGATTCATGCTCAGTCCCCCGACATTTCGCAAGGGGTAGACGGTACGGGGCTTGATGAATATAAGGGCCAGCAGGGGGCCGGAGATCAGGGTATGATGTTCGGTTTTGCCTGCAAGGAAACCCCGGAACTGATGCCTGCTCCCATTATGTTTTCGCACTCAGTATTGAGGTATGCGGCAAAGCTCAGAAAGGAAAAGGTTATTCCCTGGCTTCGCCCCGATTCAAAGACTCAGATTACCGTAAAATATGAGGGCTTTAAACCTATTAAGATAGACACGGTTGTGCTTTCTCATCAGCATTATCCCGATGTTCAATATGACGAGTTAAAAGATACTCTAATCAATCGGGTTATTAAGCCTGTTTTGGGACCGACCGGGCTTTTGGCCGATGATACCAAGTATTTTATCAATCCTACAGGCCGCTTTGTTATAGGAGGCCCCTTTGGCGACACAGGTCTTACCGGAAGAAAAATAATCGTAGACACCTACGGTGGAATGGGAAGACATGGAGGAGGCGCTTTTTCGGGTAAGGATCCGTCAAAGGTTGACCGCTCTGCTGCCTACATGGCCCGATACATTGCAAAGAACGTAGTAGCCGCAGACCTTGCACGCCGCTGCGAAGTTCAGTTAGCCTATGCAATCGGTGTTCCGTTTCCTGTTGCCGTAAGAGTTGATACTTTCGGTACGGGTGAAGTTCCTGAAGAAAAAATAGAAAGGGCAATAAAAGAAGTTTTTGACATGTCTCCGGCAGGCATCATAAAGACTCTGGATTTAAAGCGCCCCATCTATAAAGAAACGGCAGCCTACGGCCACTTCGGACGCCCCGAATTCTCATGGGAAAAAACCGACAAGACGGAAGCTCTAAAGAAGGCGATTAAATAA
- a CDS encoding IS110 family transposase — MTFFIGVDLHKTQFTVHVRTEERSETLNQIRQYKTDDKGYADFMTRIKAYKEIGAVVKIGVESTGNTRFFKHEVEKAGAEVTVINTLKFKVITESAKKTDKHDACTISEFLSKDMLPESYLCSKETENMRRLLKSRERLVRSIVGQKNEVHALLVSMGLKDESRSLQSKKGRRKVLDVLESNNDNVLEAQSVQLMFEIIRQMEESVKIIEKQLTELTKDDQMVNRLLSIRGCGKITAWTIRAYTEDMGRFASAKKYAAFCGLVPWVSDSNESIRHGKITKRGPQELRVSFVQLVMGIRRCKDTACWRLMQRYEYMKTHKGSGKSIIAAARKLAEIVWAMLSNKEDFDCEKMKGTYNRMNLAV, encoded by the coding sequence ATGACATTTTTTATTGGTGTGGATTTGCACAAAACACAGTTTACAGTTCATGTAAGAACGGAAGAAAGGTCTGAAACCCTAAATCAGATAAGACAATATAAAACTGATGACAAAGGTTATGCCGACTTTATGACAAGAATAAAAGCTTACAAAGAAATCGGAGCTGTTGTAAAAATTGGAGTTGAATCAACAGGGAACACCCGTTTTTTCAAACACGAGGTAGAAAAGGCAGGAGCAGAAGTTACAGTCATAAATACTTTGAAGTTCAAGGTTATAACCGAATCTGCTAAAAAAACGGATAAGCATGATGCTTGTACAATTTCAGAGTTTCTATCAAAAGACATGCTGCCTGAAAGCTATCTTTGCAGTAAAGAAACTGAAAATATGAGGCGGCTTTTAAAGTCGAGGGAAAGGCTGGTTCGCTCGATAGTAGGACAAAAGAATGAAGTGCATGCTCTTTTGGTAAGCATGGGGCTAAAAGATGAAAGCCGGAGCCTGCAAAGTAAAAAAGGACGCCGGAAAGTTCTGGACGTCCTTGAGTCGAATAACGACAACGTGCTCGAGGCACAATCAGTACAACTGATGTTTGAAATTATAAGGCAAATGGAAGAAAGTGTCAAGATAATAGAAAAACAACTTACAGAATTGACAAAGGATGATCAAATGGTAAATCGTCTTTTGAGTATACGAGGTTGTGGAAAGATAACGGCATGGACCATAAGAGCCTATACTGAGGATATGGGAAGGTTTGCAAGTGCAAAAAAATATGCAGCCTTTTGCGGACTTGTTCCATGGGTGTCTGATTCTAATGAAAGTATTAGGCATGGAAAAATTACGAAGCGAGGCCCGCAGGAATTAAGAGTGAGCTTTGTACAATTGGTAATGGGTATAAGACGTTGCAAAGATACTGCCTGTTGGCGTTTAATGCAGCGTTATGAATATATGAAAACACATAAGGGCAGCGGAAAGTCAATCATAGCCGCTGCGAGGAAGTTGGCAGAGATTGTATGGGCAATGCTCAGCAATAAAGAAGATTTTGACTGTGAAAAGATGAAAGGAACATACAACCGTATGAATCTTGCAGTTTAA
- a CDS encoding SAM-dependent methyltransferase, whose amino-acid sequence MKKEKLSGPDGFEIYYSSMFGERWPILKASLLKESKAVAYDKNLTKTYYLDYASVQAAMALPSLEDGCCLDMCAAPGGKTLVLLNKMGGEIQANEISAERRNRLIRVLDEHVQEKDRNRIKVSSYDAARMPRYCHEVYERILLDAPCSSERHVLQNEKYLKQWTEARIKNLVQRQWALLSAAFLLLKPAGFLVYSTCALSDAENDNLIERLLSKYKDKVETVLIPQDSFVPIVPEKTKYGYRFLPDLAEGSGPIYFSLIKKK is encoded by the coding sequence ATGAAAAAAGAAAAATTGAGCGGGCCTGATGGCTTTGAAATTTACTATTCTTCAATGTTTGGAGAGAGGTGGCCTATTCTTAAGGCTTCTTTATTAAAAGAAAGCAAGGCTGTTGCTTATGATAAAAATTTAACAAAAACTTATTATCTGGACTATGCGAGTGTTCAGGCCGCTATGGCTCTTCCTTCGCTTGAGGATGGCTGCTGTCTTGATATGTGCGCCGCTCCAGGCGGTAAAACTCTTGTGCTCTTAAACAAAATGGGAGGAGAGATACAGGCTAATGAGATTTCTGCCGAAAGACGGAATCGGCTTATAAGGGTTTTGGATGAACATGTGCAAGAAAAAGACCGGAACCGCATAAAAGTTTCTTCTTATGATGCAGCCCGTATGCCCCGTTATTGTCACGAGGTTTATGAAAGGATTTTGCTGGATGCGCCTTGTTCTTCTGAAAGGCATGTTCTCCAAAATGAAAAGTATTTAAAACAGTGGACTGAGGCCCGTATAAAAAATCTTGTACAAAGACAATGGGCTCTTTTATCTGCGGCGTTTTTACTTTTAAAGCCTGCAGGCTTTTTGGTTTACTCTACATGTGCTCTCTCCGATGCTGAAAACGATAATTTAATAGAAAGATTGCTATCAAAATATAAGGATAAAGTAGAAACCGTACTTATCCCTCAAGATTCTTTTGTTCCAATAGTGCCTGAAAAAACTAAGTACGGATACCGCTTTCTTCCTGATCTGGCAGAGGGTTCAGGTCCTATATATTTTTCTCTTATTAAAAAGAAATAA